CCAGCTCTTCGGCGCCCCGCTGTGGGGCGCCATGAGCGACCGGACCGGTCGTCGTCCTGTCCTGCTGGCCACGCTGGCGGCCAACGCCATCGCCAACGTCGCCCTCGCCTTCACCGACGACCCGTGGACCCCGGCGTTCTCTCGCCTGGTCTCCGGACTCGCGGCCGGCAACATCTCCATCGCCTACGCCTACGTGGCCGACATCACCCCCGACGCCGAGCGTCCCAAGGCATTGGGGATGCTGGGGGCGGCCTTCGGGCTCGGCTTCATCCTCGGGCCCGCCATCGGCGGCATCCTGGGCGGCAGCGATCCCACCACGGCCAACATCTCGCGCGTGGCGCTGTCGGCCGCCTTCATGTCGGCGCTGGCCTTCTTCGCCACGCTCGCCCGCCTCAAGGAAAGCCACGGCCCCGAGCACCGCGCCATCTCGCAGGCGCAACCGCGTGGCATCAAGTGGGAGCTACTCTCGCGCCCGTCGCTCCGTCAGCTGCTCGCGATGACGATGATCGTCGTCGGCGCGGTGTCCATGCTGCAGGGGACCTTCTCGCTCTGGGCCGCCGAGTCGCTGGGCGTCAGCCCGCGCAACCTCGGCTTCGTCTTCGCCCTCATCGGCGTCATGGCGGTCGGCATCCAGGGTGGGCTGATCGGGCGACTCACCGCCCGCTTCGGCCCCGAGCGCCTCACCCGCGCGGGCGCACTGTTCGTCGCGGTCTCCCTCGTCTTCATCCCCTTCTCGCCTAACGTCTGGGCCGCGCTCTTCCCCATGGGGCTCTACGGCATCGGGAGCGCACTCTTCTCGCCCAGCGTCAGCACGCTCATCACCCGCGCCGCCGGCCCCGCCGAGCGCGGCGCGGTACTCGGCGTCTTCCAGGGGGTCTCGTCGCTCGGGCGCGTGGTGGGGCCGGTGGCCGCGAGCGGGATCGCCGCCGTCGCCGGGCTCCGCGTCCCGTTCTGGGTGGCGGCGGTCGTGACGTTAGGCGGCGCGTTCATGGTGCAGGGCCCCCGTGCGATGGGCGAGCCGGTGGCGCCGCCGGTCGCTCCTCCGGCCATCGACTGATCGCGCACCCCCTCGGGCGGCAGCTCCGTACGTACGCGGGTGCGCCAGCAGCGTGCTAGAGGCCGCCGAGGTCGCGTCGTTCCTCGAGTACGCGCTCGAAGAGCGGGACCAACCCCGGATCGAAGTGCGTCCCCGCGTCGGCGTGGATGATCTCCATCGCCTTCGCGTGCGGGAGCCCCGGCTTGTAGCTGCGCGCCGTGGTCAGCGCGTCGTAGACGTCGGCCAGACCGAGGATGCGCGCCACCATCGGGATCGCCTCACCCGACAGCCCGTGCGGATAGCCGGTCCCATCCCACTTCTCGTGATGCGACAGGATGATCGGGAGGACGTCCTCCGGCACGTCGATCCCCTTGAGCAGCTCGACCCCCGCCTCGGGGTGCGAACGCATGAGCGCCCACTCCTCCGCCGTGAGGCGACCGGGCTTGTTCAGGATCTCGGCCGGGATGTCGATCTTGCCGACGTCGTGCAGCAGGGCTCCGACACGGAACCAGAACATGCGCCGTTCCTCGAAGCCCGCGCGCCGGGCGAGCGCGCACGCGAGGTCGGCCACCCGCATGCAGTGCCCCTGCGTGTACGCGTCCTTCGATTCGATCGATTCGCCCCACTCCCGCACGACCGCAAGGAAGCCCACCTCGAGCCGGTTCTGCCGGCGATCGAGGTCGGCGAGGTCGCGTCGCGCCCGCAGCTGCACGAACAGCTGGTGCGAGCGGTTGAGCGCCTGCACCGTCTCACGATAGCGCCCCAGGCGCGACAACAGCTCCGCATGCTCGCGCGACAGCTCGGCCTGCAGCAGGACGTCCTGGCGCATCGAGGCGAGCGCCGAGCCTAACGAAAACTCCTGCTCCGCCGCCGAGTGCTCGCCCCGCTCACGGGCGATGACGCCCAGGTGCTTGCGCAGCTCGGCCTCGGCGCGCGCGTCGCCCATCTCGCGGACCATCGGCAGCGCGCGGCGACAGACCGCCTCGGCCTCGTCGACGTGTCCCTGGGCCAGCGCGAGTTCCGCCAGGTTGCCCATGAGGACGATCTGCGCCGAGCGGTCGCCCTCACGCTCGGCCAACCGCGAGGCCTTCTCGTACGCCGAGGCCGCCGCCCGCCATTCTCCCAGGTCGGTGTGCAGCATCCCCAGGTTGTTGAGCGCTCCACTCAACTCGCGCGCCATCCCCAACCGCTCGTAAGCGGAGATGCACTCCCGGTAGTGCGCGAGGGCCTGCGTGATGTCGCCGCGGACGCTGGCAATGCTCCCGCGGTTCTGGGACGTCATCGCCGTCAGCCGCACGTCGCCGGCGCGCACGCCGCACTGGTGCGCGTCGATGTACAGGTGGTCGGCGGCATCGAGGTCGCCACGCTGCCACAGGATCACCGCCCGGATGTTGAGCGCGCGCCCAAGCGCCGAGTCGAGTCCGGTTGCCGAGGCGACCTGCTGCGCCACCTCGAGGCAGTCGAGCGCGGCATCGGAGTCGCCGTCGAGCTGCCAGGTGCGGGCAATGCCACACAGTGCATCGGCGACGAGTGCGGGTTCGAGCCCCACCTCGCGTCCGTGCAGCGCATGCTCGTACAACGAGCGGGCCACCGCGCGATGCCCGGCCCGCTCCTCCTGTTCGGCGCGCACCAGCATCTCCCGCGCCTCGGCGCACGCGGGAGGGTCGACGCCAAGGGCGCCGGGGATGAGGTGCGAGTCGGTCGACATGTGGGCTCCCGTAGGACGAACGGGAGACGTCTTGGGTTTCCGTGGTTGCGCTCGGTGGCGCATGACCACGACCGACGTGACGCAGGTGACGTTGCGCTAGACCGCGAGCCCGATGCGTGCCGCGACCTGCGCGAAGCGCGGGTCGTTCCGCACCTCCGGTGGCCATGGCAATACCTGCAGACGCACGAGATCGCTCACGCGATCGTCGACCGCCTGCGTGAGCCAGTGGAACGTCTCCTCGACTTCGCCGATCCCGGCGTGCGAGATCGCGCGGTCGAGCGGCGACACGTACCGGGTGGCAGCGGCGACCTCGAGGCGGTGCAGGACGTCGCGCGCGATCTCGGGGTGTCCGCCGAGGCCACCGGTGATGCCCAGGTAGCCCATCCCGATCGCCCCGTCGGTCAGCGCGACGAGGCGCGAGAAGGCCGCGATCGCCTCCTCGCTGCGTCCCTGCCAGACGTAGATGGCGCCCAGTGGCCAGTAGGTGAGGGCGAAGTTGGGGTCGAGCGCCTGCGTGCGCGCCAGCTGCTCGAGCGCATCGTCGAAGCGCCCCGCCCAGAACAGGGCATAGCCCATGTGCGCGTTGATGATCAGCGACAGCGGGTCCAGCTGCAACGCGGTGCGCATCGCCTCGATCATCTCGTCCATGCGCCGCATGACCAGGAGGCACCAGGCGTACCACTGGTGCGCGCTGGCGTACGACGGATCCAGCTCGATGGCGCGCAGGAACGCCGATTCCGCGCCGGCCCAGTCCCAGTCGAAGAAGAGGCGCGTGTATCCTAACGATGCATGCGCCTGCGCCAGCGACTCGTCGATGGCGAGCGCCCGCATCGCTGCCGCCTTGGCCTTGGGATAGGCGTCGCGCGGCGGGAGGTAGTTGTAGTAGCCGAGGACGTTGTAGGCGTCTGCAAGGCCGGCGTAGGCCAGCGCGTAGCTGGGGTCGCGGTCGATCGCTTCCTGGAAGTGCTCGATGGCCTTGAGGAAGCCGTCACGGGTGCGCTTGTTCCACTGGTAGCGCCCGCGCAGGTAGGCGCGATACGCGACCGAGTCCTCGGTGTAGCGCCTGACGAGTTCCTGGCGCTCCTCGGCCGAGAGCCGCAATCGCAGCGACTTCACGATCTCGCCGGCCATGTCCTCCTGCACCGAGAAGATGTCCTCGGCACTGCGCGAGATGCGGTCGCCCCAGAGCTGCGACTCGGTGAGCGCATCGGTGAGCTCGGCGCTCACGTGCAGCGTGTTGCCGCGCTGCCGCACGCGTCCCGTCACCAGCGCCCGCACGCGCAACTCGGCGGCCACTATCGGGATGTCGACCTCACGCCGCTTGTAGCGAAAGACGACCGAGCGCGGGACGACCCGCAACCCGGAGACCCTCGTGAGCTTGTTGAGGATGCTCTCGGTGATCCCGTCGGCGAGGTATTCATCGTCCGTGCCGCTGGCGGGGGAGTCGAACGGGAGCACGGCCAGCGAGTCGATTGGCCCCGAGGTCAGCGACGTGGAGACCGGGCCGGTGGGGACCGCCCGGAACGAACGCGTGGTGTTGACCGCTGGTGGCGACGACGGGAGGTGCCGCGTGTCGAGCGAACGAAGCGCGTTCCGCATGAGCGCCGCTGAGGCGAAGCGCTGCTCCGGATCCTTGGCCATCGCCTGACGCACGACGTCGCGCAACGCGTCCGGCACGTCGCCGCGGTCGATCGGCGGTGGTTCCTTGACGAAGTGCGCCAGGATGATCTGCTGCGCGTTTGTCCCCTCGAAGGGGGGCTTGCCGGCGAGCATCTGGTACATCACGCAGCCGAGGGCGTAGATGTCGGTCCGCCCGTCCACCTCGTCGCCCCCGCCCTGCTCGGGGCTCATGTAGAGCGGCGTCCCGAGCACGAGGCCGGTGATCGTGAGCGCATGCCCCTCGTGCTCGGTCGCCTTGCTCACCGCGCGGGCGATCCCGAAGTCCGCGACGATCGCGTGCTCGTCCTCGAGCAGGATGTTGGCCGGCTTGATGTCGCGATGGATGACCCCCAGCCGATGCGCATGGTCGAGGGCGTCGGCGACTTCTTCCGCCAGGTGCACCACTTCACTCACCGGGAGCGGCCCCGTGCGCGCGAGGCGCTGCTGGAGCGACTCGCCATCGATGAGCGGCATGGAGTAGTACAGGATGCCGGCGGCCTCGCCAGCAGCAAGCAGCGGGACGATGTGTGGGTGGCGCAGCGTCGCCGCGACCTGGATCTCGCGACGGAACCGGTCGGCGCTCACGCCGGCGCCCACGTCGGCCGTCACCACCTTGATGACCACGCGGCGGTCGAGCGCCGTCTCGCGAGCCTCGAACACACGACTCATCCCCGCACCACCGAGCTCACGCTCGATGGTGTAGGTCCCGGCAAGCGCGGCGCTCAACCGGGAACCGATGACGTCGGTAGGCTCGATGGTGGCCATTGGGGGGGAACCTATCACGTCGCGCTCCATTCGTCGCCCCCGACGCCTCATCCACGCAGCGAGCATCTCGAGATCGCCGTGAGGTCGCGACGATGTCACAGCGACAGGGGGCGCCATCGCGCCGCCTTGCGAGTGGACGGACGAGGTCGTAAGTCAGGGATGGCGCCGCCCCCCCATGGCTGAGAGCGGGAGCGACGGCGTGACTCTTCACCCACCCGAGGTTGATCATGGCGCGTGCCCATTCGAGCCCCCTCCCGCCGCTCCCCAGCACGATCTCGATCCCGACCTTCAAGGTCACGTCGACGCCGTCGGGCAACATCGACATTCCGGCGAGCGTACCGTTCTACTACGCCGGCATCCAGTCCATCTGGATCTACTGGCAGGTGGAGCTCCCGGTGCTGGCGCGCTACCTCACCCCGCTGGGGATGACCCCGGTCAACTTCGAGGGGATGGGGGCGGTCGGGATCAACTTCTTCAACGCGGTCGCGCTGTACGGCCAGGGCCAGCCCGGGAATCCCGGCGCCGCCGGCTTCAACGAGACCGAGCTGAACATCCTCGCCTTCCCCAGCAACCAGGCGAAGAACGTCCCGAAGATGAGCTTTCGCGAGTTCGTGACCGAGGGCGACCAGACCAAGCGGATCGGCGCCTATCGCGTCTGGGTGGCCTGCGACAATCCGGTGGCGGTGGCCGCCGGCCAGCAGCTCTACTTCGAGAACAAGTTCCTGGTGCCGTACACGTACAACGTCCCGTCGCTCAACAACCCGGGGCAGTCGCTGTACACGTGGACCTGCCACGATCCCGACGACGTGAAGCAGAGCATCTACCAGGCGCAGGTCTCGCTCAGCGGACTCAACCCGATCCCCGGCAACATGTCGGAGTGGATCGACCTGAGTTACGTGAAGAGCGCCAAGCGCGTGGCCGGGTCGCGCCGCAACTACTTTGGGATGTACGACACGTACTTCATCCCCAAGGGGAACCGCAACGCGGTCACCGTGTCGATGGGGAAGAGCGCGCACCCGATGCGTGGCGACATGCAGAAGCTGATCGGCACGCGTTAGGTGGCGGCGGTGCAGGTGTTCCAGAGCCCGACGTGCATCGCCGAGGCGCGCGTCTACTGGGCCGACCAGTAGGCGCGGGGGTCGACGATGTCCCGCACCCGTCAGCCGCAGCCGCGGCCGCGCGCCACCTCGGCGATGGCGCACCCCTCGCACGACAGCCCGGCGCGCGCCCCATGCCGCTCGCCGGCGCCACCGTCCGACGTGACCCGCAAGCACTTCGTCGACCTCTCGGTCGTCCTCACCGGCTTTGACGACGCCGAGTTGTGGGGGACGGGGATGGTCGAGCCCTACCTCGACTGGCTACGCAGCGTGGTGGGCGACCAGCGCACCGGCGACCTGCTGTCGGCGGGGCAGGCCGCCATCGATGCAGCTGGCGGGAAGCCGGCGGTCCTCGAACGGCTCGTCCTGATGGACATCCTCGAGGATGACACCCTCGGGCCGCTGGCCCGCAAC
Above is a window of Gemmatimonadota bacterium DNA encoding:
- a CDS encoding MFS transporter gives rise to the protein MATLFFIVFLDLVGFGMIVPVLPFYAEHLGIAPSLVIFLFGLYSFGQLFGAPLWGAMSDRTGRRPVLLATLAANAIANVALAFTDDPWTPAFSRLVSGLAAGNISIAYAYVADITPDAERPKALGMLGAAFGLGFILGPAIGGILGGSDPTTANISRVALSAAFMSALAFFATLARLKESHGPEHRAISQAQPRGIKWELLSRPSLRQLLAMTMIVVGAVSMLQGTFSLWAAESLGVSPRNLGFVFALIGVMAVGIQGGLIGRLTARFGPERLTRAGALFVAVSLVFIPFSPNVWAALFPMGLYGIGSALFSPSVSTLITRAAGPAERGAVLGVFQGVSSLGRVVGPVAASGIAAVAGLRVPFWVAAVVTLGGAFMVQGPRAMGEPVAPPVAPPAID
- a CDS encoding HD domain-containing protein, with amino-acid sequence MSTDSHLIPGALGVDPPACAEAREMLVRAEQEERAGHRAVARSLYEHALHGREVGLEPALVADALCGIARTWQLDGDSDAALDCLEVAQQVASATGLDSALGRALNIRAVILWQRGDLDAADHLYIDAHQCGVRAGDVRLTAMTSQNRGSIASVRGDITQALAHYRECISAYERLGMARELSGALNNLGMLHTDLGEWRAAASAYEKASRLAEREGDRSAQIVLMGNLAELALAQGHVDEAEAVCRRALPMVREMGDARAEAELRKHLGVIARERGEHSAAEQEFSLGSALASMRQDVLLQAELSREHAELLSRLGRYRETVQALNRSHQLFVQLRARRDLADLDRRQNRLEVGFLAVVREWGESIESKDAYTQGHCMRVADLACALARRAGFEERRMFWFRVGALLHDVGKIDIPAEILNKPGRLTAEEWALMRSHPEAGVELLKGIDVPEDVLPIILSHHEKWDGTGYPHGLSGEAIPMVARILGLADVYDALTTARSYKPGLPHAKAMEIIHADAGTHFDPGLVPLFERVLEERRDLGGL
- a CDS encoding protein kinase; this translates as MATIEPTDVIGSRLSAALAGTYTIERELGGAGMSRVFEARETALDRRVVIKVVTADVGAGVSADRFRREIQVAATLRHPHIVPLLAAGEAAGILYYSMPLIDGESLQQRLARTGPLPVSEVVHLAEEVADALDHAHRLGVIHRDIKPANILLEDEHAIVADFGIARAVSKATEHEGHALTITGLVLGTPLYMSPEQGGGDEVDGRTDIYALGCVMYQMLAGKPPFEGTNAQQIILAHFVKEPPPIDRGDVPDALRDVVRQAMAKDPEQRFASAALMRNALRSLDTRHLPSSPPAVNTTRSFRAVPTGPVSTSLTSGPIDSLAVLPFDSPASGTDDEYLADGITESILNKLTRVSGLRVVPRSVVFRYKRREVDIPIVAAELRVRALVTGRVRQRGNTLHVSAELTDALTESQLWGDRISRSAEDIFSVQEDMAGEIVKSLRLRLSAEERQELVRRYTEDSVAYRAYLRGRYQWNKRTRDGFLKAIEHFQEAIDRDPSYALAYAGLADAYNVLGYYNYLPPRDAYPKAKAAAMRALAIDESLAQAHASLGYTRLFFDWDWAGAESAFLRAIELDPSYASAHQWYAWCLLVMRRMDEMIEAMRTALQLDPLSLIINAHMGYALFWAGRFDDALEQLARTQALDPNFALTYWPLGAIYVWQGRSEEAIAAFSRLVALTDGAIGMGYLGITGGLGGHPEIARDVLHRLEVAAATRYVSPLDRAISHAGIGEVEETFHWLTQAVDDRVSDLVRLQVLPWPPEVRNDPRFAQVAARIGLAV